A stretch of the Marivirga tractuosa DSM 4126 genome encodes the following:
- the rpsJ gene encoding 30S ribosomal protein S10: protein MNQKIRIKLKSYDHNLVDKSSEKIVRAVKTTGAVVSGPIPLPTEKEIFTVLRSPHVNKKSREQYQLCTFKRLVDIYSNSAKTVDALMKLELPSGVDVEIKV, encoded by the coding sequence ATGAATCAGAAAATAAGAATAAAGTTAAAATCATACGATCACAATTTGGTAGACAAGTCTTCTGAGAAAATTGTGAGAGCTGTAAAAACAACAGGTGCAGTAGTGAGTGGCCCAATTCCTTTGCCTACTGAGAAAGAAATTTTTACAGTATTGCGTTCTCCTCACGTGAACAAGAAATCTCGTGAGCAATATCAACTATGTACTTTTAAGAGACTAGTAGATATTTATTCGAATAGCGCTAAAACAGTTGATGCTTTAATGAAACTTGAGCTTCCAAGTGGAGTTGATGTTGAAATAAAAGTGTAA